A part of Elusimicrobiaceae bacterium genomic DNA contains:
- a CDS encoding TRAP transporter large permease subunit, producing MTMLILLVALACAATGMPVFALIGAGALYGFHTAGIDSAAVIVEMMRLASLPALIAIPLFTFAGYVLAEGRAPARMLDLARAMFGFLPGGLAAAALVTAALFTAFTGASGVTIIALGGLLYPMLKEQGYPDSFNLGLLTTTGSLGLLFPPSLPIILYGLVAGVSIDKLFAAGAVPGVLLIIMLVGYALWVGKKAGVRGTPFSVAALKTAARAAIWEIPLPFLVIGGIYGGFFTAGEAATVMSVYVIVTEVFIYRELTLFGDLPRVAARSMVLVGAIFVVLGAAMGITNYMIDAEIPSRLFGWLHSFVESKIVFLMILNAFLLVVNMIEIFSAIIIVVPVIAPVAAQYGIDPVHLGIIFLLNLEIGYMTPPLGLNLFLANRRFGKPMTEVYSAVLKFWLMLLAALMAVTYLPGLSLIFVK from the coding sequence ATGACCATGCTGATACTGCTTGTCGCATTGGCCTGCGCCGCCACGGGAATGCCGGTTTTCGCGCTGATCGGCGCGGGCGCGCTGTACGGGTTTCACACCGCGGGGATTGACAGCGCCGCCGTCATAGTCGAGATGATGCGGCTGGCGAGCCTGCCCGCCCTTATCGCGATACCGCTATTTACCTTCGCGGGCTATGTGCTCGCCGAGGGGCGCGCGCCCGCCAGAATGCTTGATCTGGCGCGGGCCATGTTCGGGTTCCTGCCGGGCGGGCTGGCGGCGGCCGCGCTGGTTACGGCGGCTTTGTTTACGGCTTTTACGGGCGCGTCGGGCGTGACGATCATAGCGCTGGGCGGACTGTTGTACCCCATGCTCAAGGAGCAGGGCTATCCCGACAGCTTCAATCTGGGTCTGCTGACCACGACCGGCAGCCTGGGCCTGCTGTTTCCGCCGAGCCTGCCTATTATTTTATACGGGCTGGTGGCGGGCGTAAGCATTGACAAACTGTTCGCCGCAGGCGCGGTGCCGGGCGTTCTGCTCATAATCATGCTTGTCGGTTATGCGCTGTGGGTGGGCAAAAAAGCCGGGGTCAGGGGCACTCCGTTCTCGGTAGCCGCGCTTAAAACCGCCGCGCGCGCGGCTATTTGGGAGATTCCGCTTCCGTTTCTGGTGATCGGGGGGATCTACGGCGGGTTTTTCACGGCGGGAGAGGCAGCTACGGTGATGTCGGTCTACGTTATCGTGACGGAAGTGTTTATCTACCGCGAGCTTACCTTGTTCGGCGACCTGCCGCGCGTGGCGGCGCGCAGCATGGTGCTGGTAGGCGCGATTTTCGTAGTGCTTGGCGCGGCGATGGGCATTACCAATTACATGATTGACGCGGAGATCCCGTCGCGCCTGTTCGGGTGGCTCCATTCGTTTGTCGAAAGCAAGATCGTGTTCCTGATGATACTCAACGCGTTTTTGCTGGTAGTGAACATGATCGAAATTTTTTCCGCCATTATCATAGTGGTGCCGGTAATCGCGCCGGTGGCGGCGCAGTACGGGATAGATCCGGTCCATCTGGGCATAATCTTTCTGCTCAATCTTGAAATCGGCTACATGACGCCGCCGCTGGGGCTGAACCTGTTTCTGGCCAACCGGCGGTTCGGCAAGCCCATGACCGAGGTTTATTCGGCGGTTTTAAAGTTCTGGCTGATGCTGCTGGCGGCGCTCATGGCGGTCACTTATCTGCCGGGTTTGAGCCTGATTTTCGTAAAGTGA